The following nucleotide sequence is from Methanolinea sp..
GCTCAACCGCAAGATCCTAGTACAATGACGTCATAATCACAATTAGTGACGGAAACCCGGCAGAATCCTAACTTCGTTACTTTTTTCGTCGTTCTATAAAATTAGGCGACTTAATCCAATTCGCCAGAAGCAATTTTACCGCTAGCCTATCATATGGGCTATGAGCCGATTCCTGTATTCCGGGCCGATCATCCTTTTTTATTCTTCATCCAGGACAGTGATACCGGGAATATCCTCTTCATGGGACGGGTGGTGAACCCAAACGGCTGAATCCCTCCCGGGCGGTGATGAGACCCATTCAGGCATGAGCCGCCAATCTCATTGCCTGTTCACTTCTCTTCAGCCTCCGGCAAACAGATCAAAACTCGCCAGAAAACTATTTTGCCTTATTGTCAACAAAATCGGGACCGCAGTGGCTATGTCCCCCCGGAATTCTCTGTAGCGCTGATCCATCAATGGGCACCTAGCTCCCTGTTCAAGTAAAAAAGTCTCATGCGTATCTATTCGGCACTCAAGATTAATAGAAAAATATTTAAGCCTTAAGATAAAGTCAATTCTGACCATCAATCAAGGTGGCTCCATGAAATGGGAATTAGCGGTATCACGAACCCCTCATGCGACAAAACCTTAACCATTTTTTCCCATTTCATGTAATCTGATTTCATTTCCGGGAACAGTATTCATAGAGAAATTCAATATTCTGCCCGTTGCCATGCCTGCCCTGATGCAAACGGCCTCATGGGGGTCCTATCTGAACGATCCACCTCTTTTTTTTTATTCAATTCAAGCCCTTGATGGGCGCCTGGGGAGCATGGAACTTGATGAACATCTCCCCGGTTTACGGCATATGAGAGTAATACTGGAAGCGGGGTTTCCTTGTTTGCGACCGAACCGGACAGGGAATTCCCTTCAGGCAAGGATTTGTATCAAAGCCCGGGGAGAGTGTTGGAGTATCTCCTTGCTGCCGCTAGCTAATGAACATCATGAGGATGGACGCTGTTTGGGGTAACTTGCCCACCCAGCAGAACGTGGCACCGTTCTGTTGTTGTCGCGCCCGCGTGTTTACCATACCCTTTAACCGGCAATCCCAGGGCTGCGCGATGGTGCACATCGTTTCTTCACACATACTTCCTGTATCATATTCGTACCGTTACCGCGAAAAAAAGCGGGATTGGACATCCAGGGACTTAATCCCTTTCAAGGAGATCTAACCCAATTCCCCCAACACACAACAGGGAACCACCGAAAGAATAAATGACAATCGAAAAAACAGCGAGGAGATTTTCATTACGGTTTTATCGCTGCCTTCACCTTGGCAAGGATGTCCGCTGGAATGGGATCCATATTATGGACGGTTTTTGCATGTTCGGCAATCTTTTTCATCAGTTCGGCTTCGGTTGGAGCAGAGGTCTCGAACGAACAGTTCTTGGCAATACATTTAAACGATGGCATTGAAGCACCAGCTGGAAATGATCCTGAAACTACTTATAGCTTCTTTTCTACCCCGGTCCCGCAATCCAGGCGACCCGGCCTGAGAAATGAATGAAAAAGGGAAGGTATCTCACGCCGATCGTGCTGCGAGATACACATCCTCTTCCTTGAGTGTTTTTCGTCCTGCGTGCATGGCGAGCTTTGTTGCCTCCCTCGTGAGATGGGCAATATAGTTTTCTGCCTCTTTCAGCAAAGCTTCGGCTCCATCATGGCCAACCCGCTCCGCTCCACTCTTCTTTGCAATTCGTACAACTGCAGCAATAGGTAAGTCTGCCACCTTGATTACCTCATTATATATCGAAGAGTTTTAATATATTTATATATTTTCATTCTAGGTCTTCCGTACACCATGAAATGAGAAAAACCAGGCTGGCATGTTGCTATGCTCTCACAATTTTAACCATAGAATTCACTCTATGGGAAATAACTTTAGGAATGTTGTTGTGAAGAAATGAATCCTCCAGCAACCTCTTTACAGGTAACAAACCCGGTTTTCCCTCTCTCAAAGTAACCGGCTGGATGCAGATGACCTTCACGGCACCGTTCATGTCTGCGGCCCGGTAGGTCCGGGGCCTAATCTCTTTTCCGGCCGGCAGTTGCAGCAATGTCCGCTTTCCGGCTCCCGGGATTGGGAAACGCTTTGGAAAACCACGCCCGTCCGTTCGGAATATCGGCGATGGGGCTCTCATATCTCTCTCTGGTGTATCTTTGACTGGAGCACCAGTTCGAGCTCCTCTGCCCGCAAGGATCCGAGGAGGAATGACTTACCGTTTTTCAGCGTCACGCGTACCCCCCAATCCCCTGAAACATTGTAGGCCATGCCCTTTGTGCCGCACCGAATTCCCCATCCACCATATTCCCAGAGGGGCCGGTAGACCACCGCTTTAACATGGGCGATTGAATCGAACGGGATTTCCCGCCAGGAACGGTGGAAGGGGAAGAAACGGAACTTGAGGGCCGTTCTGGTAACCTGGATTTCGAGACTCATCACCCAGAACCAGAGGGGAAAGGCAATTCCGAAAATCGCAAGAATGATCAGTACCAGGATATCAGGGGCCGGGTTCGCGCCGAACGGCTCATCGAGCAGGATCTGGACAATAAAGCTGTACCATGCCAAAACCGCCAGGAACTCCACGGTTAGGACTATCCAGATTTGGCGGAACTGCTGGACTTCATGATAGGCCAGGCTGTCATGGAGATCCAAGCTGGTCATCGTCCTGTATCCCTGCAACAGGGGAGGGGAAAGTGTTTCCGGCGGATTGCTGGTTGCTGGCCGGACCACCTGCAAAGTTCTGTGATTTCCAACATCTATTCACCTGTATACTTATGATTCCACCAAACCCGCCCCCGTTATTCTTGGAACAATCGGCGTCCCCCGGAAAGATACGATTCCATGCATAGGGAGAATCGACGTCTCTGTTCGTCTTCCTTTGATGAGGATATCGGACCAGACCACACCAGTTTTTCCCGGGCTGTTCGGTGAGGATCAGGACGTAAGCATAAACATGCGGATGTCCTATTCTGTTCTGACGAGTCGATGCCGTCAAGACCATAAGCAGGAGGAGCCATGATAGATCTTTTCCTATCCCTGAATCACACCGTTCAGGCCCTACTCGCCGGCTGCTTCACCTGGGCAGTGACTGCGCTCGGTGCATCGATGGTCTTCTTCACCCGCGGTTTCAACCAGCGGCTCCTGGACATGATGCTCGGGTTTGCGGGCGGGGTGATGATCGCCGCCAGTTTCTGGTCCCTGCTTATTCCCGCCCTTGAGCTTTCAGAGAGGCTCGGATTCATTCCCTGGCTCCCGGCAGCGGTAGGGTTTGCTGCTGGCTGGATCGCCCTGATGGCGCTCGACCGGATCATCCCTCACCTCCATATAGGGTTCCCGGTGGAGGAAGCTGAAGGTCTTCCCTCATCCCTTCACCGGACAACGCTGCTCGTGTTAGCCATCACCATCCATAACATCCCCGAAGGTCTGGCGATCGGGGTGGCCTTCGGGGCGGTTGCCGCAGGTATCCCAGCGACCACCATTGCCGGTGCGATTGCGCTCACAATCGGGATCGGCATCCAGAACTTCCCGGAAGGTCTGGCCATCTCCTTGCCACTGCGACGGGAGGGGATATCCCCTGTCAAAAGCTTCTGGTATGGGCAGCTCTCAGCGGTTGTGGAACCGGCAGCGGCGGTTCTCGGTGCGGCGGTCGTGCTCACCATGCAAACCCTGCTGCCATTTGCCATGGCCTTTGCCGCCGGAGCAATGATCTTTGTGGTGATCGAGGAGGTCATCCCCGAGTCGCTCCACCATGGGTTTGAGGCTTCGGCGACGGGTGGTTTCCTCGCGGGATTCCTGGTTATGATGATCCTTGATGCCGGGTTTGGATAGCAGTAAAAGGATCAGTCGCTCCTGGGAGGATGAACCCGAAAACAAAAGGACCAGCCGGGTATCCGGCAGCCCTTCTGTGAGAAACGTTCATAAGAGAGGTGGCTCCATACCCTCATCATATGAAGGACATTATTGCTACCAGGAAGATGGAAAACGGTGTCGCATGCTACTATGGGCAGAAGGGAGAGGAGGAGTTCGAGAGCTTCACCTACCGCGAACTAATTGATATGGAGATCAATGCTCTTGACCTCCTTAAATATCCGAAAAGCTATACCGTCGATCCTGACAAGCACAGACTCGCTGTAAAGAAATAATCCTTCTTTTTCTGTTCTGTCCGCTTTTTCCAGGAAAATGGTTCCGCGAACTTCAGCGGGTCCGGGAACCTTCAGCCAGTTTCTTGTTATCTTGGAGGATACGGAAAAGAAAAGAAATCCGTTCAAAGAGCCTCTGCCCGGTACTCCTTCATGGTTTCTGCCATCTCTTTCAACCGCCGGTCGACCAGATCGTTGACGGTCCCCTGTGGGAAACTGCCATCAGGCTGCCTCGTCCCGGCCTTCACCCCTGTAAGCACTTCGATGCCCTCGTCGATGGTCGTGACCGGATAGATGGTAAACTTTCCTGCCTGCGCTGCTTCGAGTATCTCTTCCTTGAGCATCAGGTTCTGGACATTGCTTGCCGGGATCATGGCACCCTGCTTCCCGGTGAGCCCTTTCGCCTTGCAGACCTCGAAGAATCCCTCGAGCTTCTCGTTGACTCCTCCGATGGCCTGTACCTCGCCGGCCTGGTTCACCGACCCGGTTACAGCGATGGCCTGATTGATCGGGAGGCCGGAAAGCGCGGAGAGAATGGCATAGAGCTCCGTGCTCGATGCACTGTCACCTTCGACACCTTCGTAACTCTGTTCAAAGACGAGCCTTGCTGATAGGGAGAGCGGCTTGTCTTGGGCATACCTGGCATTCAGGAAGCCGGAGAGGATTAGTACCCCCTTTGTATGGATCGGCCCGCCCATGGCTGCTTCACGCTCAATGTCCATGACCCCGCCCCGACCGGTCCCGACCGTGGCCGTCACCCGGGATGGTCGGCCGAACGCGATGTCCCCA
It contains:
- a CDS encoding DUF1059 domain-containing protein, which codes for MPSFKCIAKNCSFETSAPTEAELMKKIAEHAKTVHNMDPIPADILAKVKAAIKP
- a CDS encoding NFYB/HAP3 family transcription factor subunit; this encodes MADLPIAAVVRIAKKSGAERVGHDGAEALLKEAENYIAHLTREATKLAMHAGRKTLKEEDVYLAARSA
- a CDS encoding ZIP family metal transporter, which encodes MIDLFLSLNHTVQALLAGCFTWAVTALGASMVFFTRGFNQRLLDMMLGFAGGVMIAASFWSLLIPALELSERLGFIPWLPAAVGFAAGWIALMALDRIIPHLHIGFPVEEAEGLPSSLHRTTLLVLAITIHNIPEGLAIGVAFGAVAAGIPATTIAGAIALTIGIGIQNFPEGLAISLPLRREGISPVKSFWYGQLSAVVEPAAAVLGAAVVLTMQTLLPFAMAFAAGAMIFVVIEEVIPESLHHGFEASATGGFLAGFLVMMILDAGFG